CAGCCCCCTGCTGTCCCCTGGCTGCACCTCCTCATCCTCAGCTGCCAAGCTGCTATCCCCACGTCGAACAGCACCCCGGCCTCGTCTAGGTGGcagagggaggccaggcagggcaggggctttgaaggctgaggctggCCCCTCTGCTCCCCCACGGGCCCTAGAGGGGCTACGGCTGCCCCCCATGCCATGGAATGTGCCCCCAGATCTGAGCCCCAGGTGAGCAGACCCTAGGCCCCCGTGGCAGAGATGGTGGTGATGAGGCTGAGGCCCTGGGCAGGCGCACCCTGCCCTAGGTGCCCATCTAACCATCTTAACTCCCGCTAGTCTATGTGGGCCAagcctgcctcctccaggaagccttctgtgctcctcctttctcctgctgTCCCACTCCACTGTGTGGTGTGTGGCACACGCTGCTCTGAACTCTTGCATCTCATGCTGCTCAAGCTTGGCCCCCCAGCTAAACTGTAAGCTCCTAGGGGAAGGGACCCCATGTTAGCTTTCTCCTGGGCTCCTGGTCAGTTCCACGCTCCTGCAGCCTGTGTGTGTGGACGCTGGGGCATCCCGTCCCGTATGACCCCACAGTGGCTGCCTGTCCATTGATTTGTTGTCCTGGTACCTGGGTTCACAGGGTAGTAGATGGCATTGAAGACGGCTGTGGCTCGGACCAGCCCAAGTTCTCTTTCCGCGTGGGCCAGTCTGGCCCGGAATGtagcagcagcccctcccctggACCAGGTACCAGGGCCCCGGGATGGTCTAGGTTGGTGGGGCAGCCCCTTTGCCTTGTGAACCTCAAGCACTGTTGACCTCTGAGCCTTCAATGTTAGAGAAACTGGCAGACTGCCTGGAGGCCGTCTCACCCCACTACCCCTTGGTGTCGTGCGGGCAGGGGAGTTTGGTGGTGAAGACCAGCACTTTAATTTCGACGCAGCCAGGAACTGGGTTTATATCCTTGCTCTGTCAGCTTTCTAGCAGTGTGAATTTGGCTTCTCTGGCCCCAGcttcctgtctgtaaaaaaatGGGTTGATGTTTACGTTATATAATGTAACTGAAAGCCTTAGCCCAATCTCTGGCTAACTGAAGGGATAGAGGGCTGGGGATCCAGGggtgaaaatgtctccaggccaggGAAGTGGACAAGGTAATGAGCTCCTAGGAATGTCCATttgcctggaggacagagcaagggACAGGCACAAAGAACAACTTTTTGAGGGGAAGGAGAGCACTAGGCAGTGTGGCTGAGGGCTGCTGGGTGGTGTTTTCCCTGCCCCTGGAAGTTTGGGCAAAATTCAGCACCTTGGGCAAGGCCAGAAGAGATGATCCTAGGAGTCAGGTCCTACCAGGTCAATGTGCTCTAACTGGGGCAAGGCCTAGACCCCCAAATTGCCTATCTCCTCTTACCAGCCCCAGCTGATAACCCCATCCTACTACCCACAGAGAGCGGCCTGCTCACTGTTCCCCATGGGCCCAGCGAGGCAAGGAACACAGACACACTGGACAAGCTTCGGCAGGCGGTGGGTGAGGGGGAAGGTGGAGGTGAGGGGGGCACCAGGGGAAGGCACTCCATGGCTGACTCCATTCTGACCtcgcctcctccctcccccaaaggTGACAGAGCTGTCAGAGCAGGTGCTGCAGATGCGGGAAGGACTGCAGTCACTTCGCCAGGCTGTGCAGCTTGTCCTGGCGCCCCACAGGGAGGGTCCGTGCCCTCGGGCATCGGGAGAGGGGCCGTGCCCAGCCAGCACCTCCGGGCTTCTGCAGCCTCTGTGTGTGGACACTGGGGCATCCTCCTACTGCCTGCAGCCCCCAGCTGGCTCTGTCTTGAGTGGGACTTGGCCCCACCCTCGTCCGGGGCCTCCTCCCCTCATGGCACCCTGGCCCTGGGGTCCCCCAGCGTCTCAGAGCTCCCCCTGGCCTCGAGCCACAGCTTTCTGGACCTCCACCTCAGACTCAGAGCCCCCTGCCTCAGGAGACCTCTGCTCTGAGCCCAGcacccctgcctcccctcctccttctgagGAAGGGGCTAGGACTGGGCCCGCAGAGCCTGTGAGCCAGGCTGAGGCTACCAGCACTGGAGAGCCCCCACCAGGGTCAGGGGGCCTGGCCTTGCCCTGGGACCCCCACAGCCTGGAGATGGTGCTTATTGGCTGCCATGGCTCTGGCACAGTCCAGTGGACCCAGGAAGAAGGCACAGGGGTCTGAGTACCAGCCCTAGAACTCAGCGTTGCCAGGTGTGCTGCCATCTGCTGTTCGGCCCAACCTCAGAGTGAAGGCAGGGTGGCAGCCTCCCCACGGACTCCATGCGGCCCGCTGGCTCAGGGCAGGGAGCCTGGAAGCAAAGGAGGACCTGGCTCCTGACTCTCAGAGAGGATAGGCTGGATCCCTGGGGCAGGCCTCTCCTCGGCCTGCTCCTCTGACCTCCCGGTCTCCCTCTGCAGGCTGGGGGCAGAGGCCTGAGGACAAGGAAGAGCTTTGCCATCCCCTGCATGTGCCCCTGCCTCTACCTGTCcccaaatttttatattaaaaaaaaaaaataaaataaactactttGGAACCTGGtgctttttatttacaaaagaaaaacaataaaagaagagTCTGAGGCTAATCAGCTGGAGACACAGGAGTGAAGGTGGCAATGGGGGGTAGGGTTGTTTTTAGAGAGAGGAAGATGGGGAGGGGCTCTGGATCTAGGGAAGCCTGAGGTTCTCAGCCTCTGCTGGCTTCACAAAGGCCAGCCCTATCCTCCCTCAAAGGCTCAAATCAATGGCCCGCAGCTGAGCCTCCCACTGCCCAGGTTTTTCCAGGAGCCTGAGTTCCCAGCTCAAGGGGGCTGGAGTGGCAGGGGAAACAGGCCGGAGAGGGCCCACGAGTCCTGCCACCACTCCTCactgtggtgtgatcttggcagcCTCAGCCCTGATGAGGGCAATGAGGTCCTGGTTGATAAGGAAGACGAATCGCAGGCTGGCGATCTGGGTGGGAGACAAAGGTGGCTTAAGACAGAGGTGGCACCAGGACCAAGTTGGTGTACTGGCTCACCACGCCTAGGTCTCATCCTggccttcctgcctcctccccagctcaCCTCCACCACAGAGTTGTTGCTGAGGCGCCATTTGGAGCCACAGAGCACCGGCCGTCCATCGATGTAGATGGGCCGTCGACCCTCATTGGCAATGAAGAAATCACCGTTGTTCTTCAGCTTGATGACACCTgtggaagcagaaagaaagaagggatgaTGGGATGGGGAGGGATTGATGGGATGGGGAAAGGCCAGAGAGAGCCAGGAGCTTCCATGGACCAGCTCTGCTTCCTGCAGACACCAAGGAATCCCTGCCTCAGGTGGTCCACGAGGGTCCCCATGGACACCAAGCCCAGGGCTAGAAAGGACAGCGAGAGGCTGGGAGGGACGACCTCACACTGCTTCCtgctggggcagggggtgggggataCCTTGTTTCCGGGATATCTTCCAGGCCGGACCCTCCAGAGACAGGTCCACATCAATCTGGTTATCCTTGGTTGCTCTGCCCAGGGTGATCTGGGGAAATGGGGCAGGTGAGGGCTGGGACCTGAAGAATTGGGGGAGTAGGTCTATGCAGGCCAGAGAAAGATGGGAAACCAAGGACTACGCAGAGAAAGGCACTGACAGAGGAAGCAGCCTAAGAAGGGCGGGGATGGGCCTGCCTCACCTCACGCGAGCGCATCAGGTACCGCACCATGCGGCCCCGCAGCACTGCCAGTGTCTGGTTGTCGAAGTCCGGAGAGCTCATGCCTGGGAGAAGAGGGAGTTTGGAAGAGCCTACCCCTGAGGGCCAGAATGCAAGGCAGGGAACCAGGGCAAGGTTTATAAGGGAAGGGGGTCGGGGCCTGGGAAACGAGGGTCTCCCCAGCCAGGCAGCAACAGGGGCACAGGCTGGGGCGAAGGATGCTGAAGAGTGAGCCTTCTGGTGCCCAGGCCTCCTCACCTGTGATGCTGTCCACTAGCACCTGCCACTTATGCAGTTCCTGTTCCAGCTGCCGAATCTCTCGCTTCTGGCGCCGGTCAGCCACCATCAGCtctggggtgaggtggggtggtAAGGAGGGATGCTCTGAGGCCACCAGCACCTTGTACTGGTCCTCTTGATTCTGGCAGGAGCTTCCATCCCCTCACCACCCCATGAGGCCATACTTACCATGTTCCAGGACCTCATCTCGCATGTCCCTGAGGggcaagaagagaaggaagatttAGGTCCACCTTCAGCTTGCCTGTTACTTGGCTCATTAGGGCATCCCTGAGCCCCTTTAGCCAAGTGGCCTGGAAGGTGGTACATCAGGCCTTGGCCCAGCCTCCTTCTCTGGGGTTGGGCTGGGGATAAGGGTAAAGCAGCGGAGCCTAAGAAGGCCccagtgggaggggagggggctcaGCCAGGGGGGGCCAAGCACCAACGGGAGCccaagggctggggctgggcagccTGGGGCGCTCTACCTGACAGGAGTGACTCGGCTCTCTCCACCCCTTCCTGTGTCTCCAGCCACTCACTTGAGCTTACTGTCATCAATCAGGTCCTCTGCATCAGAGAAGTTCAGCACTTGGTCCCCTTTGGGCAGCGGCTGCACTGAACAAAGGACAGAGAAAGCGTGAGCACCAAGGGTCTTGCTGAACCCGATGCTGAGCGGACCACTAAGCCAAGTGGACCAGCTGCAGACTGCGCTGGGTGGAGAGCCCAGCACCAGCAAGGGTGCCCATACCAGATTAGGCTGGGCTCTAATTTGGCACAAAGCATCTTTAGGCTTAGTTGAGGGTAGAGGTGGTTctagaaagggaaggaaattaaaattgacCTTTTGTATGGGCTTCTTGGTGTGCAAAGGGCTTTGATTACACAGCCTTGAACTAAGCAGGGGAGGCACTACCATTagctctattttacagatgaggaaacagacacagGAGAGGGGTTAAACTATGTGACCCTAGTTTGGGACGGAGGCAGGATTTAGATCCTGCTCTCTCCATTCGAAATCTCAACCTCTCCTTCCATCACATCATATGCTCTCCAGCATTTCCTGCCACGCTGTGAGGGGCTGGGAGGCACCTGCCAGCCAAGTTCCACTGAGAAAGTACGTGCTGGTGGGCGCCGCCCACCTTAAGCCAATGTCTCTTGATCTGGGGTCATGACCTGCTAATGGGTCATGAAAtcagtttcattttttcaaaaaatgaaatggaataggaAAATGAGCATCAGAGCCCATCAGATATGCTCAGGATAAATACAGTTTCatgaaagtctgtttttttttctggccacAATGTGAAAGGAAGTCGGGAACAGTGGTGTGTGCCCACAGACCTAGCTACtcggagcctgaggcaagaggatctcttgagctgaGAATTCAAGTTCAGCTGGGCAACagggaaagaccctgtctcttaacaaaaatttaaagggATAAAGGCCCCCCAAATCTGAAAACCTCTGCTTTTAGGCCAGCCGTTCCCAAGACTGTAGGGTGTGCTCTATAGCAGCTAGTGGCCATGCAATTGTCAACTGAGGAAGTGAGGGGGAGTGTGGAGGGGCCATAGatgctcctcttcctcccactGAGGTGAGACCATATGGGGGGAAGCAGGGCAGTCACTCCATCAAGTCCCTCCCCACCAGAGCTGCCTGAAGTTCCACGAATCTCATCTTCCGCTGACTTGACAGCTAAGCAATGTGTCCTGCCTATTCCTAGGGTCTCCTAGCTCTCAACGGCAAAGGAGAAATCAAATCCCTtttgaagaaatacaaaaactcttgaaggaataaataaaactttcatgATAAGGCTTTTAGTTAACAAATAAATTTAcacaaaataactttcttttcttttttctttttttgagatggagtcttgctctgtcatcccagctggagtgcagtagcgcgatcttggctcactgcaacctctgcctcccgggttcagcaattctcctgcctcagcttcctgagtagctgggattacaggcgtgtgccaccaggcctggctactttttgtatttttagtagagacggggttataccatgttggtcaggctggtcttgaactcctgacttcgtgcctcggcctcccaaagtgctgggattacaggcgtgagccaccatgcctggcataacttttaaaatagtgaCAAAGGAACTAGCTTTAgcagtaaaaagaaaagttatccAGTCAGTATCTGTTCTCTCTGTGGGAATTCTGTGATATCTGAGTCTGAGGAAGAGGCAGAATTTTGGAAGCCGCAGGAATAAAGAGGGCTGCCCCCGGGCCACTAAAATCAGAGGTCCTTAGGAACGGAAGATGGGGCCTCCTTCTGATGAGATTTCCTAAAATGCTCCTGCAGGAATCCTTTTTCCTAAGCAGAAGCTGCGGGACCCTGGTAGTAAGGTGATGGGTACCAATGAAGCTTCATGTTTGAACTGTGTGAAAAACTATGTAGACGGCAATGGGCAGTACTTTTAGAAAGTGAGAACGTGCTTGTACTATGGAAATCAGAACCCGAATTACAGACCTCACTGGGGAGTTCCTCCAGTTTAATCACACTGTTTTCTTACCCCATCACTGGGAGAGTGAGTGCTGTGCTGTTGAGGCAAGAGGAAGTAGGGAGCAGTGAGGCCCttggggaaagggagagacagaTGGACTGGGTGTGAAGTCCCAGTGGGGATTTATGAATGGCCTGAGGGCAGCTTGACAGCACTAACGGCCTAGtgggaaaagaagaggaagaaggaagacagaaggaagaacGGAGAGAGGCAAAGAGCGGAAAAGCTCAGAAAAAGTGGTTATTACCTCTAGGGTGGAAAACAAACTGAAGGGTGGGCAGGAAAGTGGACTTTCTTATTTTGCTCATGTTTGAATGTTATCCATAATAATTCATGTGTTATTTATGTGAGAATAAAATATgtcatgaaaaaaacaaaagacaagaaatggTAGATAACTCCGCTATTTGGACCTTTTGCCAAAGATTCCAGGCAATGTTGGCTACTCTTACCATGATGCTGAAGACCATTCCAGccactttctctctctggaaAGTAGTTTTTTTTGCAATGTGAGGTGAACAAGACACTGGGGATCACTGAGGAATCTGTTACAGGGCACTTGAAGGCAGCTGTGTCGAGTacttcagacacacacacacatgcacgtgcacacacccCCATTCTGCCAGCTCCTGGGGCGTTACCTGTCTGGTCCTCCAGCAGGTAATACTGCTTCATGAGCTGCCAGTGGGCCTGCAGGGCCTTCGCGGTACGGGCCAGGTAGAAGGCATCAGGGTGTCTGTGCAGCAGGTCCTGGAAGGTCTCCAAGGTGGGCTGGCTGGTCTAGAGGGCAAGAAACATTCTCTAGGCATCTGGGCTTTTTCACACATGCCTCTCTGCCTTACCATCTctacctcccacctcagcatcccccAGGAGCTGGAAGAAGCAAGCTAGTCACCCAAGAAGTCAGGCTTGGCTCTTCCTGAGGCCCCTGTCACAAACGCCCCTGCCAAtgtgcacacgtgtgcatgtgcacatatcCAGACAGTGGGTGGGGAGCTCTCCACATCAGTGGTTTTCTAGGTGGTCCAGCTCTCGCTGTGCCCTGATCCTCCACCTTCCCAGCCCTCAGCCTTACCGATCCCACTTTGCTCAGCAGCTGCTCCTCAGCCTTGCTaaacagggccttgctctggatggCTGCAATAGCCTCTGGGTGCAGCTGCCTCATGGCCTGACAGGCCAACCTGGACACGGAAAGAGACAGAGGGGAGGGGTGAAGGAAAGGTGTCAAGCAATCTGGGGTTCCTACTATTTCCCCCAAACCTACAGGCTTTTGAGATCCAGAACCTAGAGGCCAGGCCCTCATTAGGAAGGGCCTAAGGCTTAGCAGATAATCTGTGGCTCCACAGGTTTGTCAAGTGAATGAACAGCCAACTCAGAAAACGGAGGCCCCTATGTCCCCTTCAGACCCAGTCCTTCCTGAGGCAGAGCCTTGGACCAGCTGCTGCTCCCTCCAAGTCCTTCCTCCTTACTTGGCCAAAGCTGCCACCCCCTAGCCACTGCCTACCACCTCCCCTTTccaagctgagcccagcccattTCCTGGTATATCAGAACTGCAGCTACAACTTAAGTGGTACCAGGGTCTGTGGAGAGGATGGGTGTTAAGCATCCAACCAAGCTCTGAAGACATTAAGTGACAGAGGAAGAGGAACTGTGTGTTGCATGTGTATGAGTTTATTTGGAAGCCTGTGGCTACTGGAGCTAGAAGGGGGCTTGGTGTTCTTCTATTCGACTCCCCCTTGTTAGGAGGATGAAACTGTAGGAGGTCAATGTGGAAAGGCTGGAGGTGACCCGCCCAAAGCCACAACACACACAGTGCACTCCGGGCACTCATTTTAGTTTTCTCCGCCCAAAGCCACAACACACACAGTGCACTCCGGGCACTCATTTTAGTTTTCTCTCCcatgctattccctctgcctgcagACTCCCTTGCCTGGAGGCAGGAAGAAACTTCTCTTTGAAGCCTCTCAGGCCTCAGTATCACCCCCAAGGAGCCTCCAGGAGTCCTGCCTCCCAGACCCCTCCTGGGGCCCTGGTACAATTCCCTCTGCTCCAGGACCCAAATTCTGGTGTCCCAGTACCTCCCCACTGCTGGAACCAGCTCCCACTCACTTGGAGATGACAGGATCGTAGAGCAGGGCGTACCAACGCTCCTGGACCTCCCGAAGGGTGAAGCGGCAGCTGAATTTCACGCCCAGGTGGACGGAGGTCAGGTCGTTGGTCTGCAAGGCCCCAGAAGGATTTGCTCCAGCCTTGGAGCTGGGAACAACCCTTCTTTGCCACCCACAGGGCCCTGTTGGGCTAATTTTGGGGTGCGAACTGGAGGTTGGGGGAAAGGGGCACACTGAGCCTATGGTGGGGGCACTACCTGCAACACAGCATTTATGAGCAGGAGGTCATCTGCAGGCTTCCAGCGGCCCAGATCCTTGGTCACCTGAAGTGGCTGTTTACTCTTCTTCACACGCTTGGTGAgtccaggggctggggctgggctgggtggcACAGGAGTGCTGGGGGCTTTGGATACCTGGGCAGAGGACAGGAACAAACCAAGCTCAAAGCCAGCATCCAGTCAGCTGGCGCTTCATGACTAGAGTTTCACATACTCTGTGGCAGcggcagccccagccccagcctcagcaCCAACTCCAGCCCACAACAGGAAGCACAGGAAAGGAGCTCAGCTTTCTAAtacccacccccatcccaccaAGTTACTTCTATATAGTCCTTGACCATACGGGGTC
This sequence is a window from Homo sapiens chromosome 12, GRCh38.p14 Primary Assembly. Protein-coding genes within it:
- the MCRS1 gene encoding microspherule protein 1 isoform X3, with the translated sequence MDKDSQGLLDSSLMASGTASRSEDEESLAGQKRASSQALGTIPKRRSSSRFIKRKKFDDELVESSLAKSSTRAKGASGVEPGRCSGSEPSSSEKKKVSKAPSTPVPPSPAPAPGLTKRVKKSKQPLQVTKDLGRWKPADDLLLINAVLQTNDLTSVHLGVKFSCRFTLREVQERWYALLYDPVISKLACQAMRQLHPEAIAAIQSKALFSKAEEQLLSKVGSTSQPTLETFQDLLHRHPDAFYLARTAKALQAHWQLMKQYYLLEDQTVQPLPKGDQVLNFSDAEDLIDDSKLKDMRDEVLEHELMVADRRQKREIRQLEQELHKWQVLVDSITGMSSPDFDNQTLAVLRGRMVRYLMRSREITLGRATKDNQIDVDLSLEGPAWKISRKQGVIKLKNNGDFFIANEGRRPIYIDGRPVLCGSKWRLSNNSVVEIASLRFVFLINQDLIALIRAEAAKITPQ
- the MCRS1 gene encoding microspherule protein 1 isoform X1 — its product is MASGTASRSEDEESLAGQKRASSQALGTIPKRRSSSRFIKRKKFDDELVESSLAKSSTRAKGASGVEPGRCSGSEPSSSEKKKVSKAPSTPVPPSPAPAPGLTKRVKKSKQPLQVTKDLGRWKPADDLLLINAVLQTNDLTSVHLGVKFSCRFTLREVQERWYALLYDPVISKLACQAMRQLHPEAIAAIQSKALFSKAEEQLLSKVGSTSQPTLETFQDLLHRHPDAFYLARTAKALQAHWQLMKQYYLLEDQTVQPLPKGDQVLNFSDAEDLIDDSKLKDMRDEVLEHELMVADRRQKREIRQLEQELHKWQVLVDSITGMSSPDFDNQTLAVLRGRMVRYLMRSREITLGRATKDNQIDVDLSLEGPAWKISRKQGVIKLKNNGDFFIANEGRRPIYIDGRPVLCGSKWRLSNNSVVEIASLRFVFLINQDLIALIRAEAAKITPQ
- the MCRS1 gene encoding microspherule protein 1 isoform X2, whose product is MTRGTGGTAQRGRSGPDSQGLLDSSLMASGTASRSEDEESLAGQKRASSQALGTIPKRRSSSRFIKRKKFDDELVESSLAKSSTRAKGASGVEPGRCSGSEPSSSEKKKVSKAPSTPVPPSPAPAPGLTKRVKKSKQPLQVTKDLGRWKPADDLLLINAVLQTNDLTSVHLGVKFSCRFTLREVQERWYALLYDPVISKLACQAMRQLHPEAIAAIQSKALFSKAEEQLLSKVGSTSQPTLETFQDLLHRHPDAFYLARTAKALQAHWQLMKQYYLLEDQTVQPLPKGDQVLNFSDAEDLIDDSKLKDMRDEVLEHELMVADRRQKREIRQLEQELHKWQVLVDSITGMSSPDFDNQTLAVLRGRMVRYLMRSREITLGRATKDNQIDVDLSLEGPAWKISRKQGVIKLKNNGDFFIANEGRRPIYIDGRPVLCGSKWRLSNNSVVEIASLRFVFLINQDLIALIRAEAAKITPQ
- the MCRS1 gene encoding microspherule protein 1 isoform 3 (isoform 3 is encoded by transcript variant 3) → MRQLHPEAIAAIQSKALFSKAEEQLLSKVGSTSQPTLETFQDLLHRHPDAFYLARTAKALQAHWQLMKQYYLLEDQTVQPLPKGDQVLNFSDAEDLIDDSKLKDMRDEVLEHELMVADRRQKREIRQLEQELHKWQVLVDSITGMSSPDFDNQTLAVLRGRMVRYLMRSREITLGRATKDNQIDVDLSLEGPAWKISRKQGVIKLKNNGDFFIANEGRRPIYIDGRPVLCGSKWRLSNNSVVEIASLRFVFLINQDLIALIRAEAAKITPQ
- the MCRS1 gene encoding microspherule protein 1 isoform X4 gives rise to the protein MASGTASRSEDEESLAGQKRASSQALGTIPKRRSSSRFIKRKKFDDELVESSLAKSSTRAKGASGVEPGRCSGSEPSSSEKKKVSKAPSTPVPPSPAPAPGLTKRVKKSKQPLQVTKDLGRWKPADDLLLINAVLQTNDLTSVHLGVKFSCRFTLREVQERWYALLYDPVISKLACQAMRQLHPEAIAAIQSKALFSKAEEQLLSKVGSTSQPTLETFQDLLHRHPDAFYLARTAKALQAHWQLMKQYYLLEDQTAAAQRGPSAELL